A stretch of DNA from Deltaproteobacteria bacterium:
GGCACAAAAGTTGCTCTTCAAAGCCACTGGAGGGTTTATGAAAATCACACTCATTATATTATTAATTTTGGTTCCATTAACTTCGGTTTGGTCCCAAAGCGGCGGTCTCAACGACAATTTCAACAGAGCGCAGGACCCGATTGAAAAGCAGATCTGGATTCAGGAACATGCCACCAGAGACAAAGCCACTCTCAATTTCTGCAATGTTCCCGGAGAGCATGATTGCAACATGAAGACGAAGGGTTTTCGCGTCTGCAACAAAGAGTTGCACTGGAGCAAATGGAGTTGGGATTCTACAAACTATCAAACAAATTGCGTGGTGAGAAAATGAAGATCATTTTCAAAATATCTGTGGTGATCAGTTTGTTCGCGATGTTCTCTTTGGTACTGCCTGCGCACGCAATAGATAATGACGACAACATTTTTAACTATAATTACCAATATCCCTTTACCGCAGGAGCGGAGGGAAATGGCAACAGCCACTCCAATAATTCCATGCAATGTTATGTACCCGGAGAATATGAATGCAATTTCAGAATCGGAAACTATAAAGTTTGTCAGCCAAATAAGAAATGGACACCGTGGAAAATCATGAATCCAAACCAAAACACGGAGCTTGCGGCGAAATGTATGCAGAAACATTAATCACTTCTTCAATTCCAGATAATAGATGGTTCTTCCTTCACTTTGATATTTCAATTCGTAGTTTGTTTTTAATTCCGGGGCAAAGATACGTTCGTTGGTGTTTTCCCGAACCTGTTTCCAAAGTTTTGCCGTCGCGGAAATTCCTTTTTTAATCGATGTAAAATAATCCGCTTCATCCGTGGCAATTTCCACCACCCCTCCTTGTTTTAATTTCTCATGAAGCACTGTAAAAAAAGTGGGTTGAAGAAGGCGGCGCCGTTGATGTTTGCGTTTGGGCCACGGGTCCGGGAAATAAATATGAAAAACAGAAACTTCGCCTGCCGGAATCAAGTCAGGAAAAGTTTGATCGGCAATCGCTTTCATGAATTTGATGTTGGTCAATTTTCGCCTTTCAACTTTTGAAGCGCCCATACGCATCCATTTTCCAGCACGATCAACGCCAAAAAAATTAATGTGGGGATTTCGCTCGGCACGCGTCACGAGAAACTTGGCCTTACCACAACCAATCTCCACTTCCACGGGATTGGTGTTGCCGAAAAGTTCCGGAAAAATAAGAGGTGGACTTGAACTGGATTCCATTTTAGGGATTCATACCAAGGGGGATTGATGTTTGACAAGGCTTTGCTTAAAGACAAAGTGATTTTTGTGACGGGCGGCGGAACAGGGCTTGGAAAGTCGATGGCTCTTGGGTTTGCCGACCTTGGTGCCAATATTGCCCTCTGCGGACGCAGGAAAGATGTCCTTAAAACAGCCGCGAAAGAAATTTCACAAAAAGGGGCGCAGGTTTTTTTTGATACCTGTGATGTACGTAAACCCGACGAAGTCCAAAAAGTGGTCGATGGTATTTTTCAGAAATTTGGGCGTCTGGATGGACTCGTCAACAACGCCGCGGGCAATTTCATCTGCCCCACCGAGTATCTCTCCCCCAACGGTTTTGACGCGATCGTCCGAATTGTTTTGCACGGAACATTTCATTGCACCCAAGCCGTTGCAAAAAAATGGATTGCCGATGGCACCGGCGGACGCGTTTTGAATATCTGTACCACCTACGCGTGGACCGGCTCCGGTTTTGTGGTTCCCTCAGCCTGCGCCAAGGCCGGTGTTTTGGCGATGACCCGTTCACTTGCCGTAGAATGGGCAAAATATAATATTCGTCTGAATGCCATCGCACCCGGTCCGTTCAAAACAGAACAGGCGTGGGCGAATCTCGTACCGAAATCGATTGAAAATAAAATGCTTGCGCGCAATCCGCTTCACCGCACCGGCGATCATCAGGAATTAATCAACCTCGCCTGTTTTATGATGGCCGACGGCATCGACTACATCAACGGAGAATGCGTCACCATTGATGGCGGTGAATGGTTGCAAGGCGCCGGCGAATTCAACTCCCTCCTCGATTTAACGCCCGAAGAGTGGATGGAGATGAAGTCCAAATCAGGGCGATAAAAAGGAGACGTTATGATTAAACTTTATGCTTATCCCGGCGCTTGTTCGCTGGCTCCCCACATTCTTTTGGAAGAACTGGGACTTCCCTATGAAATCAAATTTCTCAAACTCGATGACAACAAAAT
This window harbors:
- the trmB gene encoding tRNA (guanosine(46)-N7)-methyltransferase TrmB, with product MESSSSPPLIFPELFGNTNPVEVEIGCGKAKFLVTRAERNPHINFFGVDRAGKWMRMGASKVERRKLTNIKFMKAIADQTFPDLIPAGEVSVFHIYFPDPWPKRKHQRRRLLQPTFFTVLHEKLKQGGVVEIATDEADYFTSIKKGISATAKLWKQVRENTNERIFAPELKTNYELKYQSEGRTIYYLELKK
- a CDS encoding SDR family oxidoreductase; this encodes MFDKALLKDKVIFVTGGGTGLGKSMALGFADLGANIALCGRRKDVLKTAAKEISQKGAQVFFDTCDVRKPDEVQKVVDGIFQKFGRLDGLVNNAAGNFICPTEYLSPNGFDAIVRIVLHGTFHCTQAVAKKWIADGTGGRVLNICTTYAWTGSGFVVPSACAKAGVLAMTRSLAVEWAKYNIRLNAIAPGPFKTEQAWANLVPKSIENKMLARNPLHRTGDHQELINLACFMMADGIDYINGECVTIDGGEWLQGAGEFNSLLDLTPEEWMEMKSKSGR